From Cecembia calidifontis, one genomic window encodes:
- a CDS encoding HAD-IA family hydrolase → MEKNIKLAVFDMAGTTIKDKNNVADAFQKAFIKHGFGKVSLEEAQEKMGYPKPIAIREIVAKHVNDQSMITDELVSEIHSDFVNNMIEFYRNAPGISYMDDAEEVFKELHAMGIKVGLDTGFSRDITDVILQRVGWKETPLIDITVCSDEVEKGRPHPDMIQVMMDKFKITDPKEVIKIGDTEVDINQGHNSGCLWSIGVTTGAFTKEELLKHNPTHIINSLKEILPLLKKLPRKESVKEKQ, encoded by the coding sequence ATGGAGAAAAATATAAAACTGGCAGTCTTTGATATGGCTGGAACCACAATTAAGGACAAAAATAATGTGGCTGATGCTTTTCAAAAAGCATTTATAAAACATGGTTTTGGGAAAGTGTCTTTAGAAGAGGCCCAAGAAAAGATGGGTTACCCAAAACCAATTGCTATAAGAGAGATTGTTGCTAAGCATGTTAATGACCAAAGCATGATCACCGATGAGTTGGTTTCAGAGATCCATAGTGATTTTGTCAACAATATGATAGAATTTTACCGAAATGCGCCTGGAATTTCTTATATGGATGATGCAGAGGAAGTTTTCAAAGAATTACATGCCATGGGAATAAAAGTGGGATTGGACACTGGGTTCAGTAGGGATATCACCGATGTGATTTTACAAAGAGTGGGATGGAAAGAAACGCCTCTGATAGACATTACAGTTTGCAGTGATGAAGTAGAAAAAGGAAGACCCCATCCGGATATGATTCAGGTAATGATGGATAAATTTAAAATAACAGACCCAAAAGAAGTGATCAAGATTGGGGACACAGAGGTGGACATCAATCAGGGACATAATTCAGGGTGCCTTTGGAGCATAGGGGTTACCACCGGTGCTTTTACAAAAGAAGAACTGCTAAAACACAATCCAACGCATATAATCAATTCTCTAAAAGAAATCCTTCCTTTGTTGAAAAAGCTACCTCGGAAAGAAAGCGTAAAAGAAAAACAGTAA
- a CDS encoding DUF5690 family protein: protein MLNIPYIKTRLSRSSNLVMSLFAAIMAFLTYSSMYAFRKPFAAATFEGQDYFGFDIKVWLILAQTIGYMASKFYGVKMISELRSEKRAILILTLIGISWLGLLGFAILPAPLNIFCFLVNGFPLGLIWGLVFHYLEGRRFTEIMGSILAVSFVFSSGIVKTIGKYLMDQWHISEYWMPFLTGALFVPLLLISVTLLNQIPPPDKEDIQLRSIRTPMSRPECITFFKSFKPGIIILVLVYVALTALRDIRDNFAVEIWGDLQIVVNPELLTKTEIPITLFLLVMMSLLVLVKNNQKALFFYQWIIVLGLLLTVISTILLQYGYISPFQWVVLSGTGIYMGYIPFNCLLFDRLIAAFRSAGNVGFLMYLADSFGYLGSAGIVIIKQFGILENMSWYNFYANIILFFLSIGIVMMLYAHFYFKMKLKKMSL from the coding sequence ATGCTGAACATCCCTTACATAAAAACAAGACTCTCAAGAAGCAGCAACTTGGTCATGAGTCTTTTTGCTGCCATAATGGCATTTTTGACTTACAGCAGCATGTATGCATTTAGAAAGCCATTCGCAGCGGCCACTTTTGAAGGGCAAGATTATTTTGGCTTTGACATCAAGGTATGGCTTATTTTAGCCCAAACAATTGGTTATATGGCGAGTAAGTTTTATGGGGTAAAGATGATTTCGGAACTTAGGTCTGAAAAACGTGCAATTTTAATTTTAACATTGATCGGAATTTCTTGGTTGGGACTTTTAGGATTTGCCATACTACCGGCACCTTTGAACATTTTTTGCTTTTTGGTTAATGGTTTTCCTTTGGGATTGATCTGGGGTCTGGTATTTCATTATTTGGAAGGAAGAAGGTTCACCGAAATTATGGGCAGTATTCTGGCAGTAAGTTTTGTGTTTTCTTCAGGAATTGTCAAGACCATAGGGAAATACCTGATGGATCAATGGCATATTAGTGAATATTGGATGCCGTTTTTGACAGGGGCATTATTTGTTCCTTTGTTGTTGATTTCTGTAACACTGCTGAACCAAATTCCACCGCCTGACAAAGAGGACATCCAGTTACGCTCTATAAGGACTCCTATGTCAAGGCCTGAATGTATAACATTCTTCAAATCTTTTAAGCCAGGTATCATCATTTTGGTTTTGGTTTACGTGGCCCTGACTGCATTGAGGGATATCAGGGATAATTTTGCAGTGGAAATTTGGGGGGATTTGCAGATTGTGGTCAATCCAGAACTTTTGACTAAAACTGAAATTCCAATAACACTTTTCCTTTTGGTCATGATGTCCCTCTTGGTGCTTGTTAAAAACAACCAAAAAGCCCTTTTTTTTTACCAATGGATCATCGTCTTGGGCTTATTGCTAACTGTAATTTCCACCATATTGCTCCAATACGGTTACATCTCTCCCTTTCAGTGGGTAGTACTCAGTGGAACAGGAATATATATGGGGTACATCCCCTTCAATTGCCTTCTTTTTGACCGCTTGATTGCAGCCTTCCGATCCGCTGGTAACGTGGGATTTCTAATGTATTTGGCCGACAGCTTCGGGTATTTAGGATCAGCAGGAATAGTCATCATTAAACAGTTCGGGATTTTGGAAAATATGAGTTGGTATAATTTCTATGCAAATATCATCTTGTTCTTTTTAAGTATTGGGATTGTAATGATGTTATATGCCCATTTTTATTTCAAAATGAAATTGAAAAAAATGTCACTATAA
- a CDS encoding TIGR03364 family FAD-dependent oxidoreductase: MKKTGIIIGAGIVGLATARALHNAGWTVKIIERNPKPIGASIRNFGMVWPVGQPQGPSFERAMRSRAIWLELSKKANFWAEETGAIHLAYNDLEKEVINEYVSSMKGIKSAEILNPEQTKTKSPAAKIEGLKAALWTEDEVIVDPRQAIWQIAAYLETLERISFEWNKAVSEVHGNKVISGQQSWEADLILICSGADFETLYPEIFAQNDITKCKLQMMRLQKQPGNWRIGPPLCAGLSFIHYKGFQVSASLPKLKTYYEEEYPDLLALGIHVMVSQNGEGHLTVGDSHEYGLHLDPFDRQDINEKIIGFLKTFADFKNWTLESSWHGIYPKMTNGATEFVHQVNSNTWIVNGLGGAGMTLSFGLGEELVNRL, translated from the coding sequence ATGAAAAAAACAGGAATAATAATCGGGGCAGGTATTGTAGGATTGGCAACGGCAAGAGCATTACATAACGCTGGTTGGACCGTAAAAATTATTGAAAGAAACCCAAAACCAATTGGGGCTTCTATCAGAAATTTTGGAATGGTATGGCCGGTAGGACAGCCTCAAGGCCCCTCTTTTGAAAGAGCAATGCGTTCAAGGGCCATTTGGCTCGAACTAAGTAAAAAAGCCAACTTTTGGGCAGAAGAAACAGGCGCCATACATCTGGCATACAATGATCTTGAAAAAGAAGTTATCAATGAGTATGTCAGTTCCATGAAAGGAATAAAATCAGCTGAAATTCTTAATCCTGAACAAACAAAAACCAAAAGCCCAGCCGCAAAGATAGAGGGATTAAAAGCTGCTCTTTGGACAGAAGATGAGGTCATAGTAGATCCCAGACAGGCCATCTGGCAAATTGCAGCTTACCTTGAAACCCTTGAAAGAATCTCTTTTGAATGGAATAAAGCTGTATCTGAGGTTCATGGAAACAAAGTGATTTCTGGTCAGCAATCCTGGGAAGCAGACCTGATTTTGATTTGTAGTGGCGCTGATTTTGAAACGCTATATCCTGAAATTTTTGCACAAAATGACATCACTAAATGTAAACTTCAGATGATGCGGCTCCAAAAGCAGCCAGGGAATTGGAGAATCGGCCCTCCACTTTGTGCAGGATTGAGTTTTATTCATTATAAAGGTTTCCAGGTTTCCGCTTCTTTACCCAAACTAAAGACATATTATGAAGAAGAATACCCAGATCTATTGGCTTTGGGCATTCATGTAATGGTGTCTCAAAACGGGGAGGGACACCTGACGGTAGGTGACAGTCATGAATACGGTTTACACCTGGATCCATTTGACAGACAGGACATCAATGAAAAAATTATAGGTTTTTTAAAGACATTTGCCGATTTCAAGAACTGGACCCTGGAATCATCCTGGCATGGCATCTATCCTAAAATGACAAACGGCGCAACGGAATTTGTTCATCAGGTGAATTCCAACACTTGGATTGTTAATGGATTGGGAGGTGCAGGAATGACCCTTTCGTTTGGGTTGGGGGAAGAATTGGTAAATAGACTGTAA
- a CDS encoding helix-turn-helix domain-containing protein yields MENEIIVQISQKIKNIRKDKGFTIQDVAERAGVTKGLISQIENSRTIPSLLVLIQIIKALEVDLNFFFNDISLEGREAPIMVLRKEEYSKFEKEPASGYSYERIFTKKFKDVAVDFVILEIQPGSERDFVTTDAFEFKYIIQGSVTYLFKDQSIILNEGDSMLFDGRLEHNPVNEHKIPVRMLVIYFFENAD; encoded by the coding sequence ATGGAAAATGAAATAATTGTACAGATAAGCCAGAAAATAAAAAATATCCGGAAAGACAAAGGTTTTACTATTCAGGATGTAGCAGAAAGGGCAGGTGTCACCAAAGGACTCATCTCGCAAATAGAAAACTCCAGAACCATACCTTCACTTTTGGTGCTTATTCAGATCATCAAAGCCCTTGAAGTAGATCTCAATTTCTTTTTCAATGATATCAGCCTGGAAGGACGTGAAGCTCCCATAATGGTACTTAGAAAAGAAGAATACTCAAAATTTGAAAAAGAGCCAGCCTCAGGGTATTCTTATGAGAGGATATTTACCAAAAAATTTAAGGATGTAGCAGTGGATTTTGTTATACTAGAAATCCAACCTGGTTCAGAAAGGGATTTTGTGACAACTGATGCCTTTGAATTCAAATATATCATCCAAGGAAGTGTCACCTACCTCTTCAAAGACCAATCCATTATATTAAATGAAGGGGATTCCATGCTATTTGATGGTAGATTAGAACACAACCCGGTCAATGAGCATAAAATCCCCGTTAGAATGCTGGTCATCTATTTTTTTGAAAATGCCGATTAA
- a CDS encoding SDR family oxidoreductase, protein MRQNLENKTALITGGSKGIGYGIAAALVAEGMRVAITSRSLAAAKEATDEMNKIGKGKAMAIEADVRDYTSQEAAVKQVMDEWGRLDLLVANAGIGHFAPIEDLTLAQWHETIDTNLTGVFYSIKASIEALKASQGFFISISSLAGTNFFAKGSAYNASKFGVTGFTQAAMLDLRKYGIRCTTIMPGSVATYFNNHTPNEKDAWKIQIEDLGQMVVDLMQMHPRTLPSKIEVRPSMPA, encoded by the coding sequence ATGCGTCAGAATTTAGAAAATAAGACCGCGCTGATTACAGGCGGGTCCAAAGGAATAGGGTACGGAATTGCTGCAGCGTTGGTAGCAGAAGGAATGCGTGTAGCCATCACCAGTAGGTCTTTGGCTGCTGCAAAGGAAGCCACGGATGAAATGAATAAAATTGGTAAAGGAAAAGCTATGGCCATTGAAGCAGATGTACGGGATTATACTTCCCAGGAAGCAGCGGTGAAGCAGGTTATGGATGAGTGGGGCAGGTTGGATCTGTTGGTAGCTAATGCCGGAATAGGTCATTTTGCACCTATTGAGGATTTGACACTTGCCCAATGGCATGAAACGATTGATACCAACCTTACGGGGGTGTTCTACAGCATTAAGGCATCTATTGAGGCCTTGAAAGCCAGTCAGGGTTTTTTCATTTCGATTTCCAGTCTGGCGGGTACCAATTTTTTTGCCAAAGGTTCAGCTTATAATGCGAGCAAATTTGGGGTAACAGGTTTTACCCAAGCAGCCATGCTGGATTTGAGGAAATACGGGATCCGCTGTACCACCATCATGCCCGGTTCAGTAGCCACTTATTTCAATAACCATACTCCCAATGAAAAAGATGCCTGGAAAATCCAGATTGAAGACCTGGGCCAAATGGTGGTGGACCTGATGCAAATGCATCCAAGGACCTTGCCAAGCAAAATTGAGGTGAGGCCAAGTATGCCGGCTTAA
- a CDS encoding DUF819 domain-containing protein produces the protein MQENVPLITNDAVVFGILMTVLAFVFATSSSSQTFWKKFYRVIPSILLCYFIPAVLNSFGVISGEMSSLYKVASRYLLPASLVLLTLSIDFKGILKLGPKALIMFLAGSVGIIIGGPLALLVVSFISPSILGGVGPDEIWRGLATIAGSWIGGGANQTAMLEVFGASPTLFSQMIAVDVLVANVWMAVLLYWAAKPGRIDQIFKADSSAIHELQEKVEKYRESILKVPSLSDTMKIFGIGFALTGLSHLVADYLAPYIGQNYPALSQYSLDSTFFWIVVVATTGGLLLSFTKARELEGAGASRLGSVLLYVLVATIGMQMDLMAVLDNPIFFLIGIFWMVFHVLIMLLVAYLIKAPFFFVAVGSQANVGGAASAPIVASAFNPSLAPVGVLMAVLGYAVGTYGAYLCGLLLQLVHNM, from the coding sequence ATGCAGGAAAATGTCCCGTTAATCACCAACGATGCCGTTGTATTTGGAATATTGATGACTGTTTTGGCTTTTGTATTTGCCACATCATCAAGTTCTCAGACATTTTGGAAAAAATTCTACCGGGTGATTCCTTCCATTTTGCTCTGTTATTTTATTCCGGCTGTTCTCAACTCCTTTGGTGTAATTTCCGGTGAAATGTCCAGTCTGTATAAGGTTGCTTCCCGCTATTTATTGCCGGCATCTTTGGTTTTGCTGACCTTGAGCATAGATTTCAAAGGGATATTGAAATTGGGTCCCAAAGCTTTGATCATGTTTTTGGCTGGCTCAGTAGGTATTATCATTGGTGGTCCTTTGGCTTTATTGGTGGTTTCTTTCATTAGTCCCTCTATTTTGGGAGGAGTAGGACCGGATGAAATATGGAGGGGCCTGGCCACCATTGCAGGAAGTTGGATCGGTGGAGGAGCCAATCAGACGGCCATGCTGGAAGTTTTTGGTGCCAGCCCGACCTTGTTTTCACAGATGATCGCCGTAGATGTATTGGTTGCCAATGTTTGGATGGCTGTTTTGCTGTATTGGGCTGCCAAGCCAGGAAGGATAGATCAGATTTTCAAAGCCGATAGCTCAGCCATTCATGAACTTCAGGAAAAGGTGGAAAAGTACCGCGAAAGCATACTCAAAGTGCCCAGCCTTTCGGATACCATGAAGATTTTTGGGATAGGCTTTGCGTTGACTGGATTATCCCATCTTGTAGCAGATTACCTTGCGCCTTATATAGGTCAAAATTATCCTGCTTTAAGCCAATATTCCTTGGATTCCACATTTTTCTGGATTGTCGTAGTAGCTACTACAGGTGGATTATTGTTGTCTTTTACCAAAGCAAGGGAATTAGAGGGAGCCGGTGCTTCCCGTTTGGGTTCAGTTCTCCTCTATGTACTGGTAGCGACAATCGGTATGCAAATGGACTTAATGGCTGTTTTGGATAATCCAATTTTCTTTCTGATCGGTATTTTCTGGATGGTTTTCCATGTGCTGATTATGTTATTGGTGGCTTACCTGATCAAAGCACCCTTCTTCTTTGTGGCGGTGGGCTCACAGGCCAATGTAGGCGGAGCAGCTTCAGCGCCCATTGTGGCTTCTGCCTTTAACCCCTCTCTGGCGCCTGTTGGGGTATTGATGGCGGTTCTTGGTTATGCGGTGGGAACTTACGGAGCCTATCTCTGTGGGCTCTTGTTGCAGTTGGTGCATAATATGTGA
- a CDS encoding NUDIX hydrolase, whose translation MEFDKLIRKLEKALKEPLPGREGQITMAPLPVDEERFIQSIRTDYRKGAVLMLFYPDMQKQAFVPFIKRPTYPGVHSGQIAFPGGKMEESDADLSVTALRETEEEIGVDASKIQLLGKLSDLYIPPSNFMVSPFVGFTLEQPEFNPDPEEVVRIINCPVGTLLDKSVRKTGMIQGSGGYRLQAPYFDIESEMVWGATAMMLGEFTYLWEKLDF comes from the coding sequence ATGGAATTTGATAAGCTGATCAGGAAGCTTGAAAAAGCATTAAAGGAACCTTTACCGGGTAGGGAAGGGCAGATCACCATGGCACCGCTGCCTGTGGATGAAGAGCGGTTTATCCAAAGTATCAGAACAGATTACAGAAAAGGCGCTGTATTGATGCTTTTTTACCCTGACATGCAGAAGCAAGCTTTTGTGCCGTTTATCAAGAGACCTACCTATCCCGGAGTCCACAGTGGACAGATTGCTTTTCCGGGAGGAAAAATGGAGGAATCAGATGCTGACCTTTCGGTGACTGCCCTAAGAGAAACTGAAGAGGAAATCGGAGTGGATGCCAGCAAAATCCAGTTGTTAGGCAAATTGTCTGACCTGTATATTCCGCCAAGCAATTTTATGGTTTCTCCATTTGTGGGATTTACTTTGGAGCAACCCGAATTCAATCCTGACCCGGAGGAAGTGGTAAGGATAATCAATTGCCCCGTAGGGACGCTTTTAGACAAATCCGTTCGAAAAACCGGAATGATACAAGGGAGTGGAGGCTATCGGCTACAGGCTCCATATTTTGACATTGAATCTGAGATGGTTTGGGGGGCCACAGCCATGATGTTGGGAGAGTTTACCTACCTCTGGGAAAAACTGGATTTTTGA
- a CDS encoding bifunctional isocitrate dehydrogenase kinase/phosphatase, giving the protein MKMIKPSPIYAFLFMILLIWSCSSEKSSQETLSEGQKDELLEERILIESGLQQIKTWSNYWKENNPDFNLSAFSLERRESFEELEWPEENPIIPGNPFYPYLLPNPEGKGVVDIYSYKVFVPAEGKPGFQPDSEVIFFKENGMRERLLFMGPSGGFEEAVWVSPDKLLVAGYFEEEEGISPKLWLIDVEKKQYSIFKHPIITTKFEKQGYLISKLRNIDF; this is encoded by the coding sequence ATGAAAATGATCAAACCCAGTCCTATTTACGCCTTCTTGTTTATGATCTTGTTGATCTGGTCCTGTTCTTCTGAAAAGAGCTCACAAGAGACCCTATCAGAGGGTCAGAAGGATGAACTATTGGAGGAGCGGATTTTGATAGAAAGTGGATTACAGCAGATCAAGACATGGTCCAATTACTGGAAAGAAAATAATCCTGATTTCAACCTTTCGGCTTTTTCATTAGAAAGAAGAGAATCATTTGAAGAGCTTGAATGGCCGGAAGAAAACCCCATCATTCCGGGCAATCCATTTTACCCTTACCTTCTTCCAAATCCGGAAGGAAAAGGTGTGGTTGACATTTACAGTTACAAAGTCTTTGTACCAGCCGAAGGCAAACCGGGATTTCAACCTGATTCCGAAGTGATATTTTTCAAAGAAAATGGCATGCGTGAAAGGTTATTGTTTATGGGACCATCAGGCGGGTTTGAAGAAGCGGTCTGGGTTAGTCCTGATAAACTTTTGGTAGCCGGTTATTTTGAGGAAGAAGAAGGCATCAGCCCAAAATTATGGCTGATTGATGTGGAAAAAAAACAGTATTCAATTTTTAAACACCCGATAATCACAACAAAATTTGAGAAGCAGGGGTATTTAATATCGAAACTGCGCAATATAGATTTTTGA
- the aceK gene encoding bifunctional isocitrate dehydrogenase kinase/phosphatase, with protein MSVNQLLVEKTSKLLIGGFENYFRNFKELTSYAPNHFRERNWRAMKDNHRKRLMLYKDQVFATKSILQELLHEKTADFDFWKETKQAYIIDTKNRKDKELVETFFNSVIRKLYPGLAINEDLMFVHEGFNSCEIYPNDNLYFSYPSNWGLQKIIRSIISDFDFHAPYLNREADIQFLVKAVREVILSRYTPSADTVTQVLKSVFYRNKAAYLIGRTYVGGKWMPFIIPFLHGPHGVYVDTLIFDPKIMAHLFSFTRSYFMVDVEIPFQMVAFLNSVITHKQVHELYNAIGFNKHGKTEFYRDFLNHLGQSNDQFVIAEGIKGMVMTVFTLPSYNIVFKMIKDYFDPPKTMTRQEVRNKYKMVGMHDRVGRMADTHEFEEFHLPLERIHPELMQELRATVNSHLEIRNNELIIKHLYTERKMIPLNIYLEECSLEDAKSAVEEYGDAILQLAKANIFPGDMMTKNFGVTRQKRIVFYDYDEIEFLTDMNFRWKPKPETFEQIYASEPWYDIKPNDVFPEDFKKFMIGRQDVKPHFFNYHQNLFNPDYWNAIQDRIKKGEWIHALPYPNHIRFRPDEEV; from the coding sequence ATGTCTGTGAATCAGCTTCTCGTCGAAAAAACCTCAAAACTGCTAATTGGCGGTTTTGAAAATTACTTCCGCAACTTCAAAGAACTTACCTCCTATGCACCTAATCACTTCAGAGAGCGGAATTGGCGGGCGATGAAAGACAACCATAGGAAAAGACTCATGCTTTATAAGGATCAGGTTTTTGCCACCAAGTCCATCCTTCAGGAATTGCTCCATGAAAAAACAGCAGACTTTGATTTTTGGAAAGAAACAAAACAAGCTTATATAATTGATACCAAAAACCGGAAAGACAAAGAACTGGTTGAAACCTTTTTCAACTCAGTCATCCGGAAATTATACCCGGGTTTGGCCATCAATGAAGACCTGATGTTTGTCCACGAAGGCTTTAACTCTTGTGAAATTTATCCCAATGACAATCTTTACTTCAGTTACCCCTCCAATTGGGGATTACAAAAAATCATTCGTTCAATCATCAGTGATTTTGATTTTCATGCCCCTTACCTGAACAGAGAGGCTGACATTCAGTTTTTGGTAAAAGCCGTAAGGGAAGTAATCCTGTCCCGCTATACGCCATCAGCGGATACCGTCACGCAGGTACTCAAATCTGTATTTTACAGAAATAAGGCGGCATATCTTATCGGAAGGACTTACGTGGGTGGCAAATGGATGCCATTTATTATCCCCTTTTTACATGGCCCTCATGGGGTATATGTGGACACTTTGATATTTGATCCAAAAATCATGGCCCATTTGTTCAGCTTCACCCGTTCTTATTTCATGGTGGATGTGGAAATCCCCTTTCAAATGGTGGCCTTTTTGAACTCTGTCATTACCCATAAGCAAGTGCATGAACTTTATAATGCCATCGGCTTCAATAAACATGGAAAGACGGAATTTTACAGGGATTTCCTGAACCATTTGGGTCAAAGCAATGACCAATTTGTAATCGCAGAGGGTATCAAAGGAATGGTTATGACGGTATTTACGCTGCCTTCTTATAATATCGTCTTCAAAATGATCAAAGATTATTTTGATCCCCCAAAAACCATGACCCGACAGGAAGTCAGAAACAAATACAAAATGGTAGGAATGCACGACCGGGTCGGGAGAATGGCTGATACCCATGAATTTGAAGAATTTCACCTTCCCCTGGAGAGGATTCATCCCGAGTTGATGCAGGAGTTGAGGGCTACAGTAAACTCACATTTGGAAATAAGAAATAATGAACTCATTATCAAACATCTATATACCGAAAGAAAAATGATTCCTTTAAACATTTACCTGGAGGAATGCAGCTTAGAAGATGCTAAATCTGCCGTAGAAGAGTACGGAGATGCCATCCTCCAACTGGCCAAAGCCAATATTTTCCCAGGGGACATGATGACCAAAAATTTTGGAGTTACACGACAGAAGAGGATTGTTTTTTATGACTACGATGAAATTGAATTCCTGACAGATATGAATTTCCGCTGGAAACCTAAGCCTGAAACTTTTGAGCAGATTTATGCATCAGAGCCTTGGTATGATATCAAGCCCAATGATGTTTTCCCAGAAGATTTTAAAAAGTTCATGATCGGCCGTCAGGATGTCAAACCTCATTTTTTCAATTACCATCAAAATCTGTTTAATCCTGATTATTGGAATGCTATCCAAGACAGAATCAAGAAAGGGGAATGGATCCATGCACTCCCCTATCCCAACCATATCAGGTTCAGGCCTGATGAAGAAGTTTAA
- a CDS encoding GMC oxidoreductase, translating into MPNFNIDAKKDNTYDAIVIGSGISGGWAAKELCERGLKTLVLERGRDVKHIVDYPTANKHPWEFEFGGRLPLEKQAEFGRRGGRIHESTAHFWMKEGEQETVQERPFQWTRGYQVGGKSLLWARQTQRWSNLDFEGPARDGYAVDWPIRYEDLAPWYSHVEKFSGIAGNYDGLPQLPDGEFLRPFDLSCVERHFQKVIAANYKDRHLIHGRCAHVTEPQEIHLQQGRAKCQNRNLCNRGCPFGGYFSANASTLPWAERTGNMTLRPHAVVHSIIYDEEKGKAVGVKIIDAIDNQTYEYFARIIFVNASALNSNLILLNSTSSRFPNGLGNDNGLLGKYISWHNYRGQISGRSEQFPDKMSTGKNPSHSYIPRFRNLYRQETDFLRGYAVGFGSSARAVQFSRAGIGEELKRNLFDRKLGHWWVSGWMQGEVIPIESNHVRLHEALKDKYGIPQLVLSCDWTENDDKMVKDYMEQMTEMFEKAGFTEINARDSGSAPGSDIHEMGGVRMGHDPKTSLLNKWNQLHHCKNVFVTDGACMTSTATQNPSLTYMAITARAANYAVDEINKGNL; encoded by the coding sequence ATGCCTAATTTTAATATTGACGCCAAAAAAGACAATACTTACGATGCCATAGTCATAGGGTCAGGGATAAGTGGAGGTTGGGCAGCCAAGGAACTCTGTGAGAGAGGACTGAAGACTTTGGTATTGGAAAGAGGAAGGGATGTGAAGCATATCGTGGATTATCCAACTGCCAACAAACACCCTTGGGAGTTTGAATTTGGAGGGAGGTTACCCTTGGAAAAACAGGCAGAATTCGGAAGAAGAGGGGGGAGGATCCATGAATCAACTGCCCATTTTTGGATGAAGGAAGGCGAGCAGGAAACTGTTCAGGAAAGGCCTTTCCAATGGACCCGGGGATACCAGGTAGGAGGTAAATCCCTACTTTGGGCCAGACAGACCCAAAGGTGGTCCAATCTGGACTTTGAAGGCCCGGCAAGGGATGGTTATGCGGTAGATTGGCCCATCCGTTATGAGGATTTGGCACCCTGGTACAGTCATGTAGAGAAATTTTCCGGGATTGCAGGAAATTACGATGGACTTCCCCAATTGCCGGATGGAGAGTTTTTAAGGCCTTTTGACCTGAGCTGTGTGGAGCGACATTTTCAAAAGGTAATTGCTGCCAATTACAAAGACAGACATTTGATCCATGGGCGATGTGCCCATGTCACTGAACCGCAGGAAATCCACTTGCAGCAGGGCAGGGCAAAGTGCCAAAACAGAAATCTCTGCAATAGAGGATGCCCTTTTGGAGGCTACTTCAGTGCCAATGCCTCGACTTTGCCCTGGGCAGAAAGGACAGGGAATATGACACTGAGACCACATGCGGTGGTCCATTCCATTATTTATGATGAAGAAAAAGGCAAAGCAGTAGGTGTGAAGATCATAGATGCCATCGATAATCAGACCTATGAGTATTTTGCGAGGATTATTTTTGTCAATGCTTCAGCACTGAACTCTAATTTAATCTTGTTGAACTCTACCTCATCCCGGTTTCCAAATGGGCTGGGGAACGATAATGGTCTTTTGGGAAAATATATATCCTGGCACAATTACAGGGGGCAGATTTCTGGGAGAAGCGAGCAGTTTCCGGATAAAATGAGTACCGGTAAAAACCCCAGCCACAGTTATATTCCCCGATTCCGTAATCTATATCGCCAAGAAACCGATTTCCTAAGAGGGTATGCAGTTGGATTTGGTTCATCTGCAAGAGCCGTACAATTCTCCCGTGCCGGAATTGGAGAGGAATTGAAGCGGAATCTGTTTGACCGGAAATTGGGGCATTGGTGGGTATCCGGTTGGATGCAGGGGGAAGTGATTCCCATTGAGAGCAATCATGTGAGGCTTCATGAAGCACTCAAAGATAAATACGGGATTCCCCAGTTGGTACTTTCCTGTGATTGGACGGAAAACGATGATAAGATGGTCAAAGATTATATGGAGCAGATGACCGAGATGTTTGAAAAAGCCGGATTTACAGAAATCAATGCCAGGGACTCCGGGTCCGCTCCGGGATCGGATATCCATGAAATGGGAGGGGTAAGGATGGGCCATGATCCCAAAACTTCGCTGCTTAACAAGTGGAACCAATTGCACCATTGCAAAAATGTTTTCGTAACTGATGGGGCATGTATGACTTCCACGGCTACCCAAAATCCCTCATTGACCTATATGGCCATTACTGCAAGGGCTGCCAATTACGCAGTGGATGAGATCAATAAGGGAAATTTGTAG